In a single window of the Desulfovibrio mangrovi genome:
- a CDS encoding AMIN domain-containing protein yields the protein MNKNVAMLILSVVLLAMILIVLNQWAFGPASAPQGGAEFSDILKKSPVVKVPSDAPGVRIPVGNQSEAEPAPVVQPGAQDVSDVPAASDAPSAPAAIGAGQAQDAVQSAQVKSEPAAVEQVRPEPLQPAPVKPAVPAKKESVQAVAAPKVKESAKKPEPVKAAPVPVKSAPVKPAVNALQSIVFTASGNTGVLEVVAAGAFDYKVFSLKQPQRVVIDLNGNFEKLAVPSVKSNALVTGVRLARHEKSVRIVMDIAGTAPRSWDALQAKSNTLRVKLK from the coding sequence ATGAATAAGAATGTCGCCATGCTCATCCTTTCCGTGGTGCTGCTGGCAATGATTCTGATTGTTTTGAACCAGTGGGCGTTTGGTCCCGCTTCCGCGCCGCAGGGCGGTGCGGAGTTTTCCGACATCCTGAAGAAGTCTCCTGTGGTCAAGGTGCCGTCGGATGCTCCCGGCGTGCGCATTCCTGTGGGCAACCAGTCTGAAGCCGAGCCTGCGCCTGTTGTGCAGCCCGGGGCACAGGATGTGTCTGATGTGCCTGCCGCAAGTGATGCGCCGTCTGCTCCTGCTGCCATTGGAGCGGGACAGGCGCAAGACGCAGTGCAGTCTGCGCAGGTGAAATCCGAGCCCGCAGCTGTGGAACAGGTGCGTCCTGAGCCGCTGCAGCCTGCTCCGGTGAAGCCCGCAGTTCCCGCGAAGAAGGAGAGCGTGCAGGCCGTTGCCGCCCCCAAGGTCAAGGAAAGCGCAAAGAAGCCTGAGCCAGTGAAAGCTGCTCCGGTTCCTGTCAAATCTGCTCCTGTCAAACCTGCCGTGAATGCGCTGCAGTCCATTGTCTTTACTGCCAGCGGTAATACCGGTGTGCTGGAAGTTGTCGCGGCGGGTGCCTTTGACTACAAGGTGTTCTCGCTTAAGCAGCCGCAGCGTGTGGTCATCGACCTGAACGGCAATTTCGAGAAGCTGGCAGTGCCTTCCGTCAAGTCCAATGCGCTTGTTACGGGGGTACGGCTCGCCCGTCATGAAAAGAGTGTGCGTATCGTCATGGATATTGCCGGAACAGCCCCCCGCAGTTGGGATGCCCTGCAGGCGAAGAGCAATACGCTACGCGTGAAATTGAAGTAG
- a CDS encoding heavy-metal-associated domain-containing protein has translation MPSIKVQGMTCNHCKASVTEAVSKVPGVASVNVDLLKGEATWTENAPVDVNAIRAAIENIGFDVPE, from the coding sequence ATGCCCAGCATCAAAGTACAAGGCATGACCTGCAACCATTGCAAGGCTTCCGTCACCGAAGCCGTTTCCAAAGTCCCCGGCGTTGCCTCCGTGAACGTGGATCTGCTGAAGGGCGAAGCAACGTGGACGGAAAACGCCCCCGTGGACGTCAATGCCATTCGCGCAGCCATTGAAAACATCGGTTTTGATGTTCCCGAATAG
- a CDS encoding heavy metal translocating P-type ATPase, producing MSEKESGTPPPQVQDAVATDRKGGRTVRMPVRGMTCAVCAGRIEKVVGRMEGVDSASVNLASELLDVRFDPSVLTPEAIAERVRSIGFEALPPAPSVSEGESDVLRFGIRGMHCAACSTRIEKVVGKMEGVESAEVSLATDYATVRLGSGVSHRDMIDSIVQRVAALGFEAEHIAEGQDDAGSLWELQQEETRNRLALMRARLVPAFLFALPLLVLSMGEMVGLPMPQAISPHHAPLTYALVQLALVLPVMWSGRDFYRIGFRNLAQRAPNMDSLIAVGTGAAFIYSLWNTVEIAWLGPHAERSMQLVMDLYYESAAVLIALVSLGKYFETRSRAHTSDAIRGLMELTPDTATLLKDGEQTVIPVSQVHKGDMLLVKPGERIPVDGTVLEGRSSVDESMLTGESMPVSKDVGETVAGGTMNRNGALTIRVDRTGGDTVLARIIRLVQDAQGSKAPIANLADRVSLYFVPVVMGLALLSGIAWFSSGADFTFSLRIFISVMVIACPCAMGLATPTSIMVGTGRGAQFGVLIKNGAALEAAGSVQTLVFDKTGTLTRGMPELVEVVALADMPETQVLRYAASLESVSEHPLAEAVVHGAAARGAAPVSVQDFQSVTGKGVQGVVDGMLVRVGNASFVLSDISGNSKNAEVLRAGEIMAAQAELGRTPLLVSIRDMNAAPQTARAVAVLAIADRLKDEAPEMVRRLEAMGISVVMLTGDNERTARAVAAQAGIRNVIAEVMPDQKDGTVASLQAEGKIVGMVGDGINDAPALARADVGIAMGTGIDVAVEAGDIVLMKGSLDGVLTAIALSRATVANIRQNLFWAFGYNVLGIPVAMGLVYALFDGPTLSPMIAGGAMAMSSVSVVTNALRLRFFKP from the coding sequence ATGAGTGAAAAGGAATCCGGAACTCCACCGCCACAGGTGCAGGATGCCGTTGCAACAGACCGGAAAGGTGGCAGAACTGTGCGTATGCCTGTTCGGGGCATGACCTGTGCCGTATGTGCCGGGCGGATCGAAAAGGTTGTGGGCAGAATGGAAGGGGTGGATTCGGCGAGCGTCAATCTGGCCTCGGAACTGCTTGATGTGCGATTTGATCCTTCTGTCCTGACCCCGGAAGCCATTGCCGAGCGGGTGCGCTCTATAGGCTTTGAGGCGCTTCCGCCTGCTCCGTCCGTATCGGAAGGCGAATCCGACGTTTTGCGTTTCGGCATTCGGGGTATGCACTGCGCCGCCTGTTCCACCCGTATCGAGAAGGTTGTGGGCAAGATGGAGGGCGTGGAAAGTGCCGAGGTCAGTCTGGCAACGGATTACGCCACTGTCCGTCTCGGCTCGGGTGTATCGCATCGCGACATGATAGACTCCATCGTGCAGCGGGTTGCAGCCTTGGGCTTTGAAGCCGAGCACATTGCCGAAGGGCAGGATGATGCTGGCTCCCTGTGGGAACTGCAGCAGGAAGAAACCAGAAACCGGCTTGCACTCATGCGCGCGCGCCTTGTGCCGGCATTTCTCTTCGCGCTGCCGCTTCTTGTCCTCTCCATGGGCGAGATGGTCGGATTGCCTATGCCGCAGGCGATTTCCCCGCATCATGCTCCGTTGACCTATGCACTCGTACAGTTGGCGCTGGTGCTGCCCGTCATGTGGTCCGGCAGGGATTTTTATCGTATCGGCTTCCGTAATCTGGCGCAGCGTGCGCCGAACATGGATTCCCTTATCGCCGTGGGTACCGGAGCCGCCTTCATCTACAGTCTGTGGAACACCGTTGAAATTGCATGGCTCGGACCGCACGCGGAACGCAGCATGCAACTGGTTATGGACCTGTACTATGAATCCGCAGCTGTGCTGATTGCTCTGGTTTCCCTCGGGAAGTATTTTGAAACCCGTTCGCGTGCCCACACCTCCGATGCCATCCGCGGGCTCATGGAGCTGACGCCGGATACGGCCACCCTGCTCAAGGATGGCGAGCAGACGGTTATTCCCGTATCGCAGGTGCATAAGGGCGACATGCTGCTGGTCAAGCCGGGAGAGCGTATCCCTGTTGACGGTACGGTACTTGAGGGGCGTTCAAGCGTTGATGAATCCATGCTGACTGGTGAGTCCATGCCTGTTTCCAAGGATGTCGGGGAAACGGTTGCAGGCGGCACCATGAACAGGAACGGTGCGCTGACCATCCGTGTGGATCGCACGGGTGGTGATACCGTTCTGGCACGCATTATCCGGTTGGTGCAGGATGCGCAGGGCTCCAAGGCTCCCATCGCCAACCTTGCCGACAGGGTGAGCCTGTATTTCGTTCCAGTGGTCATGGGACTGGCATTGCTTTCCGGCATTGCGTGGTTCTCCAGCGGGGCGGACTTCACATTTTCCCTGCGCATTTTCATATCCGTCATGGTTATTGCTTGCCCCTGCGCCATGGGCTTGGCCACGCCTACGTCCATCATGGTCGGTACCGGGCGCGGAGCGCAGTTCGGCGTGCTGATCAAGAACGGAGCCGCGCTTGAAGCGGCTGGCTCCGTGCAGACGCTGGTCTTTGACAAGACAGGCACGCTGACCCGAGGTATGCCGGAACTGGTGGAGGTTGTGGCTCTGGCTGATATGCCGGAAACACAGGTGTTGCGCTATGCCGCCTCGCTTGAATCCGTTTCCGAGCATCCGTTGGCGGAAGCAGTAGTTCACGGCGCTGCCGCGAGAGGGGCTGCACCTGTTTCCGTGCAGGATTTTCAGTCCGTGACGGGCAAGGGCGTGCAGGGCGTGGTCGATGGGATGCTGGTCCGGGTGGGCAACGCCAGTTTTGTGCTGTCCGATATTTCCGGAAATTCGAAGAATGCCGAAGTACTGCGTGCCGGAGAAATCATGGCTGCACAGGCGGAATTGGGGCGCACCCCCCTTCTTGTTTCCATAAGGGATATGAATGCCGCCCCGCAGACCGCGAGGGCAGTGGCCGTGCTGGCCATTGCCGACCGGCTGAAGGATGAGGCGCCTGAGATGGTGCGCAGGCTTGAAGCCATGGGCATTTCCGTGGTCATGCTGACCGGCGACAACGAGCGGACGGCCCGGGCGGTGGCTGCGCAGGCGGGAATCAGGAATGTGATTGCCGAAGTTATGCCTGATCAGAAGGACGGCACCGTTGCATCGCTGCAGGCTGAGGGAAAGATTGTCGGCATGGTCGGGGACGGTATCAATGACGCTCCGGCCCTTGCGCGTGCGGATGTTGGCATAGCCATGGGCACGGGCATAGACGTGGCCGTGGAGGCGGGGGACATTGTGCTGATGAAGGGCAGCCTGGATGGCGTACTCACCGCCATAGCCCTGAGCCGGGCTACGGTGGCCAACATCAGGCAGAATCTGTTCTGGGCCTTCGGGTACAACGTGTTGGGTATCCCTGTGGCCATGGGGCTTGTGTATGCCCTGTTTGATGGTCCCACCCTGTCGCCGATGATTGCAGGTGGTGCCATGGCCATGAGTTCCGTTTCTGTTGTGACCAACGCCCTGCGGTTAAGGTTCTTCAAGCCCTGA